The Fortiea contorta PCC 7126 genome has a segment encoding these proteins:
- the argF gene encoding ornithine carbamoyltransferase: MAALNGRDLLGLADLNPTELRELLELATQLKSQQLQLQCHKVLGLLFSKASTRTRVSFTVAMYQLGGQVIDLNPHVTQVSRGEPVQDTARVLDRYLDILAIRTFAQQELETFADYAKIPVINALTDLEHPCQVLADLLTIQECFGELQGLTLTYVGDGNNVANSLMLGCALAGMNVRVATPKGYEPDTAIVEQARAIANNQTEVLLTHDPELAAKDSTVLYTDVWASMGQESEAGDRLPIFQPYQISPQLLSLADSQAIVLHCLPAHRGEEITAEVIEGSQSRVWDQAENRLHAQKALLVSILGAQ; the protein is encoded by the coding sequence ATGGCAGCATTGAACGGTAGAGATTTATTAGGTTTAGCAGACCTCAACCCTACGGAACTGCGAGAACTTTTGGAATTGGCAACTCAACTCAAATCACAACAGTTGCAGTTGCAGTGTCATAAGGTATTGGGATTATTATTTTCCAAAGCTTCCACTCGGACGCGGGTAAGTTTTACAGTCGCAATGTATCAGTTGGGTGGACAGGTGATTGATCTCAATCCTCATGTTACTCAAGTGAGTCGCGGGGAACCTGTACAAGATACAGCGCGGGTGTTGGATCGATATTTAGATATTTTGGCAATTCGCACTTTCGCTCAACAAGAGTTAGAAACTTTTGCTGACTACGCTAAAATCCCAGTTATTAATGCACTGACGGATTTAGAGCATCCTTGTCAGGTGTTAGCTGATTTATTGACAATTCAAGAATGCTTTGGTGAGTTGCAAGGGTTAACTTTGACTTACGTCGGTGATGGTAATAATGTCGCTAATTCTCTGATGTTGGGTTGCGCTTTAGCGGGGATGAATGTCAGAGTCGCTACTCCCAAGGGTTATGAACCAGATACAGCGATTGTTGAACAAGCAAGAGCGATCGCTAACAATCAAACTGAAGTTCTCCTCACCCACGATCCGGAATTAGCCGCGAAAGATTCCACAGTATTATACACCGATGTTTGGGCAAGTATGGGGCAAGAATCAGAAGCAGGCGATCGCCTACCAATTTTCCAACCATACCAAATTTCCCCACAATTATTAAGCCTTGCTGATTCTCAAGCCATAGTTCTACACTGCTTACCAGCCCATCGTGGTGAAGAAATTACCGCAGAAGTAATCGAAGGTTCTCAATCACGAGTTTGGGATCAAGCGGAAAATCGTCTCCACGCGCAAAAAGCATTGCTTGTGAGTATTTTAGGCGCCCAATGA
- a CDS encoding DNA phosphorothioation system restriction enzyme translates to MYLTRNSVQQLPTFRLHLPLLREGKGSYHVQQPFPGCPKIPSSVILRPYQRQAIHNWFANNGRGTLKMATGSGKTITALAIACELYQQINLQVLLVVCPYRHLVTQWARECEKFNLQPILAFENLRNWQSQLSSQIYNLRSGAQKFVTVITTNSTLVGDGLQSQLKYFPDKTLIIGDEAHNLGAPKLEESLPRRVGLRLALSATPERYFDDDGTQSLFDYFGPVLQPEFRLRDAIAQGALVHYLYHPVLVELTEAESIAYLKLTKRIGRALLYQERENGDLENHEDLKPLLMQRARLIGTAQNKLTALRELMTTRHQTTHTLFYCSDGSQEERQRSSSRQLQAVAKILGVELGLRISTYTAQTPLNQREILRRQFESGELQGLVAIRCLDEGVDIPAIQTAVILASSGNPRQFIQRRGRVLRPHPGKERATIFDMIVLPPDLDRNALEIERNLLKKELRRFVEFADLADNAGEARIKLLDLQKRYGLLDI, encoded by the coding sequence ATGTACCTGACCCGAAATTCAGTGCAGCAACTACCCACCTTCCGATTGCATCTACCATTATTAAGGGAAGGTAAGGGTAGTTATCACGTTCAGCAACCATTCCCAGGATGTCCAAAAATTCCCTCATCTGTTATCTTGCGCCCATATCAGCGACAAGCTATTCATAACTGGTTTGCTAACAATGGCAGAGGGACATTAAAAATGGCTACTGGTAGTGGGAAGACGATCACAGCATTAGCGATCGCTTGTGAATTATACCAGCAGATTAACTTACAAGTTTTATTAGTCGTCTGTCCCTATCGTCATCTTGTCACTCAATGGGCGCGAGAATGTGAAAAATTTAATTTACAGCCCATTTTAGCCTTCGAGAATTTACGGAATTGGCAGAGTCAGCTTTCGAGCCAAATTTATAATCTGCGTTCTGGTGCTCAAAAGTTTGTCACAGTAATTACTACCAACTCTACTTTAGTAGGAGATGGCTTGCAATCTCAACTCAAATATTTTCCCGACAAAACTTTAATTATTGGTGACGAAGCCCATAATTTAGGCGCGCCCAAATTAGAAGAAAGCCTACCTCGTCGCGTGGGGTTGCGATTAGCTTTGTCCGCAACACCAGAAAGATATTTTGACGACGATGGTACTCAATCTTTGTTTGATTATTTCGGCCCTGTGCTGCAGCCAGAATTTAGATTGCGGGATGCGATCGCTCAAGGCGCTTTAGTACACTATTTATATCATCCTGTTTTAGTGGAATTAACAGAAGCCGAAAGCATTGCTTATTTAAAATTAACTAAAAGAATTGGACGAGCGCTACTATATCAGGAACGAGAAAATGGTGATTTAGAAAATCATGAAGATTTAAAACCATTATTGATGCAACGAGCGCGGTTAATTGGCACTGCACAGAACAAATTAACCGCTTTGCGAGAATTAATGACAACTCGCCATCAAACCACCCATACTCTTTTTTATTGCAGTGATGGTTCCCAAGAAGAAAGACAACGTTCATCTAGTCGCCAACTCCAAGCCGTAGCAAAAATTCTCGGTGTAGAACTGGGTTTAAGAATCAGCACCTACACCGCCCAAACTCCCCTCAATCAACGAGAAATCTTACGGCGTCAATTTGAAAGTGGAGAATTGCAAGGTTTAGTAGCCATTCGCTGTTTAGATGAAGGTGTCGATATCCCCGCCATTCAAACAGCAGTAATTCTCGCCAGTTCCGGAAACCCCCGCCAATTTATTCAGCGTCGGGGAAGAGTTTTGCGTCCCCACCCCGGAAAAGAACGCGCCACCATTTTCGACATGATTGTCCTCCCACCAGATTTAGATAGAAACGCACTAGAAATTGAGCGCAACCTCCTCAAAAAAGAATTGCGCCGCTTCGTCGAATTTGCCGATTTAGCTGACAACGCTGGAGAAGCAAGAATAAAATTACTCGATTTGCAAAAACGATATGGACTATTAGATATATGA
- a CDS encoding type I restriction endonuclease, producing MVQVIQAQNVGLADLEARFGIEETDTASFFTEWLENLPEITDLEKQYLDRVKSHFLRLVKRPPLLEDAVKLVVLSPLLSLAGFYDEPFFIKSEQSIEISADDEDEIIRGRMDFLVIQEQLWLLIIESKKSSWSLLEGIPQALTYMIANPNQEKPIFGLVMNGSDFIFLKLTKNSKIKYALSDQFTLLKRENELYQVLKILKNLSQILS from the coding sequence ATGGTTCAAGTTATCCAAGCGCAAAATGTCGGACTGGCTGATTTAGAAGCAAGATTTGGTATAGAAGAGACTGACACTGCAAGTTTTTTCACAGAATGGTTAGAAAATCTCCCAGAAATTACAGATTTAGAAAAGCAATATCTAGACAGAGTGAAATCTCATTTTCTACGTTTAGTTAAGCGTCCTCCTTTGCTAGAAGATGCAGTGAAGTTAGTGGTTTTGTCTCCCTTGCTTAGTTTGGCTGGATTCTATGATGAACCTTTCTTTATCAAAAGTGAGCAATCTATAGAAATTTCGGCAGATGATGAAGATGAAATTATTAGAGGTAGAATGGATTTTCTGGTTATTCAAGAACAATTATGGCTTTTAATAATTGAATCAAAAAAATCTAGTTGGTCTCTCTTGGAGGGGATACCTCAAGCGCTGACTTATATGATAGCTAATCCTAATCAGGAGAAACCTATTTTTGGATTAGTCATGAATGGTAGCGACTTTATTTTTCTAAAATTAACTAAAAACTCTAAAATAAAGTATGCATTATCAGATCAATTTACGCTTTTGAAGCGAGAAAATGAATTATATCAAGTCTTGAAAATCTTAAAAAACCTCAGTCAAATTTTGAGCTAA
- a CDS encoding cysteine desulfurase family protein: protein MSIRPIYLDNHATTPVDERVLAAMLPYFTENFGNPSSNSHVYGWEAAAAVQQAREILAAAINATPEEIIFTSGATEANNLAIKGVAEAYFSQGQHIITLATEHKAVLDPYQYLKTLGFAVTILPVQKDGLIDLTELEKAFRPDTILVSVMAANNEIGVLQPLTEIGEMCRDRQIIFHTDAAQAIGKIPLDVQASQINLMSLTAHKVYGPKGIGALYVQRRNPRVQLAPQQHGGGHERGMRSGTLYTPQIVGFSKAVEIALAEQATETQRLTQLRQRLWESLSHLQGIHLNGHPTQRLAGNLNISVEGVDGAALSLGLQPVAAVSSGSACTSTTIAPTHVLMALGHAEQLAYASVRFGIGRFNTLAEMDIVAKHAIATIESLRQQFSYL from the coding sequence ATGTCTATTCGCCCTATTTATCTTGATAATCACGCTACTACTCCTGTTGATGAACGGGTATTAGCGGCTATGCTGCCTTATTTTACAGAAAATTTTGGAAATCCATCTAGTAATAGTCATGTTTATGGTTGGGAAGCAGCAGCGGCTGTTCAGCAAGCCAGAGAAATTTTAGCAGCAGCAATTAATGCTACACCAGAAGAAATTATTTTTACTAGTGGAGCGACGGAAGCTAATAATTTAGCGATTAAAGGTGTGGCTGAAGCTTATTTTTCCCAAGGACAACATATAATTACACTGGCAACTGAGCATAAAGCAGTTTTAGACCCTTACCAATATTTAAAAACTCTTGGCTTTGCAGTGACAATTTTGCCGGTGCAAAAAGATGGATTAATTGATTTAACCGAGTTGGAAAAAGCTTTTCGTCCTGATACAATTTTGGTGTCGGTGATGGCGGCAAATAACGAAATTGGCGTATTGCAACCATTAACAGAAATTGGGGAAATGTGCCGCGATCGCCAGATAATTTTTCATACAGATGCAGCTCAAGCTATTGGTAAAATTCCCTTGGATGTGCAAGCATCGCAGATCAATTTAATGTCGCTGACAGCACATAAAGTCTACGGGCCCAAAGGAATCGGGGCGCTATATGTGCAAAGGCGTAACCCCAGAGTGCAACTGGCTCCCCAGCAACACGGGGGGGGACACGAACGGGGAATGCGTAGTGGTACTTTATATACACCGCAGATTGTCGGTTTCAGTAAAGCTGTGGAAATCGCTTTAGCTGAACAAGCCACCGAAACCCAACGCCTGACACAACTTAGGCAAAGATTATGGGAATCACTCTCACATCTGCAAGGAATTCACCTCAACGGACATCCAACACAGCGACTAGCGGGAAATTTAAATATCAGCGTCGAGGGGGTAGATGGAGCAGCGCTTTCTTTGGGGTTACAGCCGGTAGCAGCGGTGTCTTCCGGTTCTGCTTGTACATCCACAACGATTGCACCAACTCATGTATTGATGGCGTTGGGACACGCAGAGCAGTTGGCTTATGCATCTGTGCGGTTTGGTATTGGACGGTTTAATACCTTAGCAGAGATGGATATTGTGGCGAAACATGCGATCGCTACCATTGAGAGTTTACGTCAGCAGTTTTCCTATCTCTGA
- the lexA gene encoding transcriptional repressor LexA yields the protein MERLTEAQEELYQWLADYIRAHQHSPSIRQMMQAMNLKSPAPIQSRLEHLRTKGYIEWTEGKARTIRVLRPVAAGVPILGTIAAGGLIEPFTDAVDHLDVSNLALPPQTYALRVAGDSMIEDLIADGDLVFLRPVAEPEHLKNGTIVAARVDGHGTTLKRFYRSGDRVTLKPANRKYNPIEINAVQVQVQGSLIAVWRDYI from the coding sequence ATGGAACGTCTAACAGAAGCTCAAGAAGAATTGTACCAATGGTTAGCAGATTACATTCGCGCTCATCAACATTCACCTTCAATTAGGCAAATGATGCAAGCGATGAATCTCAAATCACCAGCACCAATTCAAAGTCGTTTAGAACATTTACGCACCAAAGGATATATCGAATGGACTGAAGGAAAAGCGCGGACAATTCGGGTGTTGCGTCCTGTGGCGGCTGGGGTACCAATTTTGGGTACAATTGCTGCAGGTGGTTTAATTGAACCTTTCACCGATGCAGTGGATCATTTGGACGTTTCTAATTTAGCCTTACCTCCCCAAACTTATGCTTTACGGGTAGCGGGTGACAGCATGATTGAAGATTTAATTGCTGACGGAGATTTAGTATTTCTGCGTCCCGTTGCGGAACCAGAACATTTAAAAAACGGTACCATCGTCGCTGCGAGAGTTGATGGACATGGTACAACATTAAAGCGTTTTTATCGCAGCGGCGATCGCGTCACTCTCAAACCCGCCAATCGCAAATACAATCCCATTGAAATTAATGCTGTTCAAGTCCAGGTACAGGGTTCTTTAATCGCCGTTTGGCGTGACTACATATAA
- a CDS encoding AAA family ATPase, whose translation MKLTSIKLCNFRSFYGATPEMSLAWGDIQNTTIIHGNNGAGKTSLLNAFTWVLYEKFTAAFASIEQLVNKRAIAEAKIGQTVECWVEIGWEHESNRYRVKRTCRVYKNDHDLEPGKTQLTMWVGGDDGKWHIPNQQPEDIINQILPASLHQYFFFDGERIEAIVRSDKKTEIAEATKIFLGVEVINRSIRHLGEAKKTLESELKAIGDSETKKLLRQQEKLDREIATYTQRQQEIQQELASQQTLKKEISNRLRELSADQVFQKRWQNLESQKEINKAEYLKTKDKLKKIISARGYTVLLGETTTKFREIVTDLKQRGELTSGISREFVNELLQSRHCICGTELTAGNPCHQNVQSWLDKVGSSTIQETAIHISAQVDEIDRQAITFWEEVDTEQARSNQLRETISQIEQELDSIQERLRKDANEEISSLQKRLDGIEAKIDDLNREQGANQQQISHLQTETEVLGKQIAKQKLNESRQIIAQRRINATQDAVERLIEVRNRQEKQFRLQLEQRVQEIFSEISVAPYIPKISDKYELTLIENTAGIEAPVAASTGENQILSLSFIASIIDRVREWSEKRKMLMIPDSSTFPIVMDSPFGSLDEISRRRIAKTIPKLANQLIVLVTKTQWRGEVEEEIADRIGREYVLTYYSSKPDCEQDYIELSGERYPLVRQSPNEFEYTEVTVIERHV comes from the coding sequence ATGAAGCTAACCTCAATTAAACTGTGCAATTTTCGCTCTTTTTACGGTGCGACACCAGAGATGAGTCTAGCCTGGGGAGATATCCAGAACACAACAATTATTCATGGTAATAATGGTGCGGGAAAAACCAGTCTATTGAATGCATTTACCTGGGTATTATATGAAAAATTTACAGCAGCCTTTGCCTCAATTGAACAACTAGTTAATAAAAGAGCGATCGCCGAAGCAAAAATCGGACAAACTGTAGAATGTTGGGTAGAAATTGGCTGGGAACATGAAAGTAATCGTTATCGAGTAAAACGCACCTGTCGAGTTTATAAAAATGATCATGACCTCGAACCGGGGAAAACGCAATTAACCATGTGGGTAGGTGGAGATGACGGTAAATGGCATATCCCCAATCAGCAACCAGAAGACATCATCAATCAAATTTTACCTGCTAGCTTACATCAATATTTCTTTTTTGACGGCGAACGCATCGAAGCGATCGTTCGTTCGGATAAAAAAACCGAAATCGCCGAAGCCACAAAAATTTTCTTGGGCGTAGAAGTCATCAACCGTTCCATCAGACACCTAGGAGAAGCTAAAAAAACCTTAGAGAGCGAACTAAAAGCCATTGGTGACTCAGAAACTAAAAAGCTTTTGCGTCAGCAAGAAAAATTAGACCGAGAAATTGCAACTTATACTCAAAGACAGCAAGAAATTCAACAAGAATTAGCATCTCAACAAACATTAAAAAAAGAAATTAGCAACCGCTTGCGAGAACTCAGCGCCGATCAAGTATTTCAAAAGAGATGGCAAAACTTAGAATCACAGAAAGAAATTAACAAAGCAGAATATCTCAAAACTAAAGACAAACTCAAAAAGATTATTTCCGCGCGGGGTTATACAGTTTTACTAGGGGAAACCACAACCAAATTCAGAGAAATAGTCACAGATTTAAAACAGCGAGGCGAATTAACGTCTGGAATTTCGCGGGAGTTTGTCAATGAATTACTCCAATCCCGACACTGCATTTGTGGAACCGAATTAACCGCAGGTAATCCCTGTCACCAAAACGTACAATCTTGGCTAGATAAAGTAGGTTCTTCCACAATCCAAGAAACAGCAATTCACATCAGTGCTCAAGTAGATGAAATCGATAGACAAGCCATCACCTTTTGGGAAGAAGTAGACACAGAACAAGCCAGAAGCAATCAATTAAGAGAGACAATATCCCAAATTGAGCAGGAATTAGATAGCATTCAAGAACGATTGCGAAAAGATGCTAATGAAGAAATTAGTAGCTTGCAAAAAAGGTTAGATGGAATAGAGGCGAAAATAGATGACTTGAATCGAGAACAGGGTGCAAATCAACAGCAAATATCTCACCTACAAACTGAAACCGAGGTATTAGGGAAACAAATCGCCAAACAGAAATTAAACGAATCACGGCAAATCATCGCACAACGACGCATCAACGCCACCCAAGATGCTGTAGAACGATTAATAGAAGTCAGAAACCGTCAAGAAAAACAATTTCGCCTGCAACTAGAACAGCGAGTACAAGAAATTTTTAGTGAGATTTCCGTCGCTCCATATATTCCCAAAATCAGCGATAAATATGAATTAACCTTGATAGAAAATACAGCAGGAATTGAAGCCCCAGTTGCAGCTTCCACAGGTGAAAATCAAATTCTTAGCTTATCGTTTATTGCCAGTATCATTGACAGAGTGCGGGAATGGAGTGAAAAGCGAAAAATGTTAATGATTCCCGACAGCAGCACCTTTCCTATAGTTATGGATTCACCATTTGGTAGTCTAGATGAAATTTCTCGCCGACGCATCGCGAAAACAATACCCAAATTAGCAAATCAGTTAATTGTGTTAGTGACAAAAACTCAATGGCGAGGTGAAGTTGAAGAAGAAATCGCCGACAGAATTGGTAGAGAATATGTACTTACCTACTATTCTTCCAAGCCAGATTGTGAACAAGACTATATTGAGTTAAGCGGGGAAAGATATCCTTTAGTGAGGCAAAGTCCCAATGAATTTGAATATACTGAAGTTACGGTAATTGAACGTCATGTTTAA
- the bcp gene encoding thioredoxin-dependent thiol peroxidase: MSNIPQAGQTAPNFSTPDHNGNPLSLSDFRQEWVILYFYPKDDTPGCTTEAKDFSELYPQFNELKAKILGVSPDSGKSHCKFISKHNLSITLLSDPEHTLTEAYGAWRLKKFMGKEYMGVARSTFLISPDGIIAYTWPNVKAKGHAQQVLTKLQELVATSTNS; this comes from the coding sequence ATGAGCAACATTCCCCAAGCTGGACAAACAGCACCTAATTTTTCTACTCCTGACCACAACGGAAATCCTCTGAGCTTGAGTGATTTCCGCCAAGAGTGGGTGATTCTCTATTTTTACCCCAAAGATGACACCCCAGGTTGTACCACCGAAGCAAAAGACTTTAGCGAGTTATATCCACAATTCAACGAACTAAAAGCAAAAATCTTAGGTGTGAGTCCAGACTCTGGTAAATCCCATTGCAAATTTATCAGCAAACATAACTTATCAATCACTCTCTTAAGCGATCCAGAACATACACTTACAGAGGCTTATGGTGCTTGGCGATTAAAAAAATTCATGGGGAAAGAATATATGGGTGTTGCTCGGTCAACTTTTCTGATTTCACCTGATGGCATAATTGCTTACACTTGGCCGAATGTCAAAGCCAAAGGTCATGCTCAACAAGTCTTAACTAAACTACAAGAATTAGTAGCCACATCAACTAATTCATAA
- a CDS encoding protein kinase domain-containing protein, translating to MSLCINPLCSQPKNPDNILFCQACGSELLLEGRYRAMQTLGEGGFGKTYEVTDARNNTLKVLKILINNQQKAVELFQREAEVLSFLNHPGIPKVEANAYFVYFPRNQAEPLHCLVMEKIEGLDLQEYIRQRQHRPIDQKLAIQWLTEIVNILQQVHSQNFFHRDIKPSNIMLRATGGLALIDFGTARQVSGTYMVKQPQGQVTGIISVGYTPQEQLNGQAIPQSDFFALGRTFVYLLTGKEPNDSAIYNSYTDEITWRNYAPQISPPLADLIDQMMARFAGNRPINTQAILQQLSAIDRPTPLYQQPLSVSQNQQLAIHEYAGFWTRVLAAFIDGIILYIVVALIGFVFGFIYAAVLQTAQGVEGIAAILGVIIGWLYYALMESSEQQATLGKQALGIIVTDIDGKKISFGRATGRHVAKWISAIILLIGYISAAFTEKKQALHDMIAGTLVIKK from the coding sequence ATGAGCTTGTGCATAAATCCTCTTTGTTCCCAGCCCAAAAATCCTGACAACATCCTGTTTTGTCAAGCTTGTGGCTCAGAATTACTATTGGAAGGTCGTTATCGAGCCATGCAAACACTAGGTGAAGGCGGCTTTGGTAAAACTTATGAAGTCACAGACGCCCGCAACAACACCCTAAAAGTCCTCAAAATACTGATTAATAATCAACAAAAAGCAGTTGAATTATTTCAACGAGAAGCAGAAGTTTTGAGCTTTTTAAATCATCCAGGAATCCCCAAAGTGGAAGCGAATGCTTACTTTGTCTATTTTCCTCGAAATCAAGCAGAGCCGCTACACTGCTTGGTGATGGAGAAGATTGAAGGACTAGATTTACAAGAATATATTAGACAACGCCAGCATCGCCCCATAGATCAAAAATTGGCTATTCAATGGTTAACAGAAATAGTCAATATTCTGCAACAAGTACATAGCCAAAACTTTTTTCACCGCGATATCAAACCTTCTAATATCATGCTCAGAGCCACAGGAGGTTTAGCATTAATTGATTTTGGTACAGCGCGACAAGTTTCTGGAACTTATATGGTTAAACAGCCCCAAGGTCAGGTAACAGGAATTATTTCCGTCGGTTATACTCCCCAAGAGCAATTGAATGGACAAGCAATACCACAATCTGATTTTTTTGCCTTGGGACGGACATTTGTTTATTTACTCACCGGCAAAGAACCCAATGATTCAGCAATTTATAACTCATATACTGATGAAATAACTTGGCGCAACTACGCTCCACAAATTTCGCCACCGCTTGCAGATTTAATTGACCAAATGATGGCACGGTTCGCTGGTAACAGACCAATAAATACTCAAGCCATTTTACAGCAATTGTCAGCAATTGATCGCCCTACTCCTTTATATCAACAACCTCTTAGTGTTTCTCAAAATCAACAATTAGCAATTCATGAGTATGCAGGTTTTTGGACGAGAGTTTTAGCAGCCTTCATTGATGGCATTATTTTATATATTGTTGTGGCGCTCATTGGCTTTGTTTTTGGGTTTATTTATGCTGCAGTTTTACAAACTGCTCAGGGAGTTGAAGGTATTGCTGCTATTTTAGGAGTCATCATCGGCTGGCTTTATTATGCTTTGATGGAGAGTTCAGAGCAACAGGCTACTCTTGGTAAGCAAGCTTTGGGGATTATTGTGACTGACATAGATGGTAAAAAAATATCTTTTGGTAGGGCGACAGGTAGACATGTTGCTAAATGGATTTCTGCCATTATTTTACTGATTGGCTATATATCGGCAGCATTTACTGAAAAAAAGCAAGCGTTGCACGATATGATTGCTGGTACTTTAGTAATTAAGAAATAG
- the lepB gene encoding signal peptidase I — translation MTPHESDLKATSASSKVWRSWRENLILVAIALCLAFLIRTFIAEPRYIPSESMVPTLHTGDRLVVEKISYRFHPPTTGDIIVFQPPAELQRRGYPQDQAFIKRVIGEPGEVINVSNGKVYLNGQALKENYIAEPPNNPYPPVKVPEDEFFVMGDNRNDSNDSRYWGFLPRKHIIGRATFRFWPLDRIGFI, via the coding sequence ATGACTCCTCACGAAAGTGACCTGAAAGCAACTTCTGCATCGTCGAAAGTATGGCGCAGTTGGCGAGAAAATTTAATTCTGGTGGCGATCGCTTTATGTTTAGCATTTTTGATCCGGACTTTTATTGCTGAACCGCGCTACATCCCTTCTGAATCGATGGTACCCACTTTACACACAGGCGATCGCTTAGTAGTGGAAAAAATCTCTTACCGTTTTCATCCCCCCACAACTGGAGATATTATTGTTTTCCAGCCTCCTGCAGAATTACAGCGTCGGGGATATCCTCAAGACCAAGCTTTTATTAAACGAGTGATTGGTGAACCAGGGGAAGTAATTAATGTTAGTAATGGCAAAGTTTATCTCAATGGTCAAGCATTAAAAGAAAACTACATTGCTGAACCACCAAATAATCCTTATCCGCCCGTGAAAGTCCCTGAAGATGAGTTTTTTGTCATGGGAGATAACCGCAACGATAGTAATGACTCTCGTTACTGGGGTTTTTTACCTAGAAAACATATCATTGGTCGTGCGACATTTCGCTTTTGGCCTCTTGATAGAATTGGGTTTATTTAA